Below is a genomic region from Burkholderia pseudomultivorans.
CGGACGAGACCAAGCCCGGCGTGTACGACGTCGGGCCCGCGAGCGGCGTGCAGGGCGTGCCGCCGGGGAGCGGGGCGGCGGCCGCGCCGGGAGCGTCGGGAGCGTCGGGAGCGTCGAAATGAGCCGGTCCGGACGCGGCGTCGCGCGCGCGTCGCGTGCCCGTCGCCGCGGGCGGCAGCGCGGGCTCGTGCTGCTTGCGCTGCTGATCGCGCTGATGCTGATGTCGATCGCGCTGGCCGGCGCGCTGGACGTCTGGTCGCTGCAGCGGCGCCGCGAGCAGGAGCGGCAGCTGCTGTTCGCCGGCGACCAGTACCGCAAGGCCATCGTCGGCTATTACCGGCTCGCGCGCGCGTACCCGCAAACGGTCGACGATCTGCTGGAAGACACGCGCTTCGCGAAACCCATGCACCACCTGCGCCGCGCATATCCCGATCCGGTCAGCGGCAAGAACGACTGGTCGTTCCTGTGGCGGGCCGACCGCTTCTACGGCGTGTACAGCAGTTCGGAGGGCGCAACCATCAAGCGCGCGGGATTTCCGGATCGATACATGGACTTCGAGGGCGCCGAGACCTATCGGCAATGGAAGTTCCTGTATCTCGCACCCGGGTTGTCCGCGCCGGCCAGTGATGCGGCGGCTGCACCGGCGATGCCGGCCAGCGCGCCGAGCCTGTCCGGTTTTCCGGGCGGCGCGCTGCCCGGACAGCGCCCGGGCGGCCTGTATTGACGCGGCGGCAATCCGAAAAAAAAAGCGCGACGCCCGCCACGGGCGTCGCGCATCAAACGGCGTGGAGCGCCGACGAATGAAGCGTGATGAAGAAAGCGTGACAGGGCCGCGCGGCCCCGTGGTGCCGCGGGTCAGGCCTTCGCGAGCTTGATGCCGGTCGGCTC
It encodes:
- a CDS encoding type II secretion system protein, whose protein sequence is MSRSGRGVARASRARRRGRQRGLVLLALLIALMLMSIALAGALDVWSLQRRREQERQLLFAGDQYRKAIVGYYRLARAYPQTVDDLLEDTRFAKPMHHLRRAYPDPVSGKNDWSFLWRADRFYGVYSSSEGATIKRAGFPDRYMDFEGAETYRQWKFLYLAPGLSAPASDAAAAPAMPASAPSLSGFPGGALPGQRPGGLY